In Spirosoma sp. KUDC1026, the sequence ACGTACCGAGTGAGCAATGAATTGACTGCCATTATCATTGCGCAAAATGACGCCCTTCAGTTCATGATTCCGGTTGATTCGTCGAAAAAGATTGATTAAGTCGATTTGACGAATACTGCCTTGGAATAGCCAATCCAGAATTTTGCGGCTATACACATCAATGACGCTCAACAGATAGTAATTCCGCCGTTCCCCTTCTACCCAGACGTATTTGATATCCCAGCACAGGTATTCCAAGGGCTTGGTCGCTTCGATTCGTCTGAATTTAACAAATTCCCGCTTGCCCATCGGTCGGATCACTTTGCCCAGAAGTAAATTATGCTCTTGCATGAGTCGATACACCTTTTTCTTATTGATTAAGTATTCTTTTTTCAACTCGTGGGTGATGTATTCGTAGCCAAGGGCATTGAACTCAACATCCAGCAGTTGCCGAATACTGACCACGACCAGTTGGTTGTCTACCCACGATCCATCCCGTTTCATGGTTACCTGGCTGGGGCGTGCTCCAGGTCTACCTGATTGTGGTTGGTAGTAAAACACGCTCCGAGGTACACTAAGCCACTGGCATAACAGGGTACGACTTACTTGATTTTCAAACTGTTTCATGAGTGCTAGCTTCTCCTGGAGTGAATAGGAGTTTTTTTTAGTAGCTCACTTTTGATCTCCAGTTCCAAAGCTTGTTTTGCTACAATCCGCTTCAGGCGTTCATTTTCTTCTTCGAGCACTCGAAGCTGGGGATCGACGCGTGCGTAAGAATCTTTGAGGCCTTCTTTGCCTTTACTCAAATACTTCAATTTCCACTTGCGCAGCAGCGAAGGAGATAGATTGTATTTTCGACAAGTCTCGGCATGGCCGTCACGAATGGCTTCCTGGACGATAGAATAGCGGTCATCGGGAGTAAAACTCCGCCTTAATTTGCTCATGGTATCTGAATGTAAAAGGACTAAACTGTTTTTACAATTTTGTCCAGTCATTCAGGGGGTTAAGACACCGTGAGGGTATAAACTTGAGAAAATATGAAGGAGTACAAAATCGAAGTTCTACGTTTCATTCAAAAAGGAATTGACGCTACGCAGCTTGTCAACGAATCCAAAGCTGAGATTCAGGCAAAACTGAATGAATATAGTGATCCCGCTTTTTTGTACCACTCCTTAAGCTTGTCGGAATGGTTGCTAACTTAGTCAACCATGAAAGCAAAAAGTCGTCGTCAGTTCACCTCCGAGTTCAAGGTGAAGGTCGTCTTAGAAGTACTCCGTCAGGACAAGACGCTCAATCAGATCGCTAGCGAACACGAGTTGCATCCACAGTTAGTGCAGACTTGGAAACAGGCATTTATGGCCGCTGTCCCACAACTATTCGACCAACAGAAGAGGGCTGAAAAGCCCGTTGTCGATGAAACAGGGCCTTTATACGAACAGATTGGACGGCTCCAGATGGAGCTAACCTGGCTCAAAAAAAAATTAGCGACCAACCCCTAAGCCAGCGAAGAGCCATGATTGAGCGCTCCAATACCGAATTGAGTCTCCGCCGACAGTGCTGGCTGTTAAGTGTCAGTCGGGCCGGTCTGTCCTATCAACCTACTCCCGTTGATGATCAAACTTTACAGATCATGCGCCGATTAGACGAATGGTATGTCGAACATCCTGATCTAGGCCATCGTCGGCTGGTGGTTCTTTTGAATCAGGAGGGCTGGGTGGTAAATATTAAGCGCGTGCGTCGTCTACGGGCCTTAATGGGTCTGGAAACACAGTTCCCTAAACCTAATCTATCCAAACCGGGTGTGCCTCGACAACGCTTTTTCTATCTACTACGTGGTTTGGTCATTGATCGCATTCACCAAGTGTGGGCAACGGATATTACATACATTCCTATGCCCAAAGGCTTTTTTTATGTGATGGCCATCTTGGATTTACACAGTCGCTATGTCTTGCATTGGCAGTTGAGCAATACGCTGGAAGCAGGCTGGTGCATCGATACCTTGCGACAGAGTCTACGACAATGGGGCAAACCACAGATCTTCAATACGGATCAGGGGAGTCAGTTTACCAGTGATGACTTTATTGCTGTATTAGTAGGGCATGAGATCGCCATCAGTTGGGATGGCAAAGGGCGAGCTTTGGATAATATCTACGTGGAACGCTTCTGGCGAACGCTAAAATACGAAGATGTTTATTTGCGCAACTACCAAACTGGCAGTGAACTTCGAGCGGGTTTAACCAAGTACTTTCGCTATTACAATCACCAACGACCTCACCAGTCATTAGGCTATCGGACACCGGCAGCGGTATTGATGGAGGGGAAGGAGAAACAACATATATCTCTCAACTAATCATTTCGTTTAGCCAAATGGTGGTACAGAGAATGGGGTACACTATAGAATATACCTCGAAAGGTTACCGGGTAAGTTCGATGACAACTGATTCAGGTATGGTCTATATATTGTTTGAAAAAGAGGTTTAGTTAAAAAAAGCGGCTTGTCTCAATACCTGTGGGGGGGCTCTGCTGATTAAACTCGGCGAGGTCGTCACCGGCCCCGCCGGTCTTCAAAACCGTGCTTGACAGTTTCCCCTCACACGGCTCCTCAATGAAATGGTGTCTGTCATACATACCTCCCCGCTTTCTGATCCTGTGCGGTTTTCGTGTCATGGCAATGACGGTGAAGCAATTGGAGGTTTTCGTACTCGTCCTTACCACCCCTTGAGCGGGGGGTGATGTGGTCTACTTCCATAATTTCTTCACCTTTAAAGAACAGTTTGCAATGGGGGCATTGGCCTTCCTGTCGTTTGAGTAGTTGGGCTACTCGTTGGCTGATTTGCGGATGTTTCCCCATGCGGCTACTCCAATAAACCCAATCTCCATCATACGGACTCCGATCTGCCTTCACTTTGACGTGTCGTTTGATCGGTATGTCGGCGTGATGGCCCATTTTTCTGACCGATTTATCCGTGTGCAATGCGAAACGCCAACCCCCACCTTGGTTAATGAGCCAGTATTTGTTCATTATCCAATTCGAAGGTTTGTTGCTATGGCGTTGCAAAGCCCAACTGCGTAAGGCAATAAATAGCCAATGGTCAAGTTTAGCGAAATGGTATTTGCTTACGACTGTAGCATAGTAATTCGACCATCCCTGAATAACAGGGTTAAGTTCACAGATAAGCACTTCCTGAGTGGATGCCTTGTGTGTTTTGATGAGCCGCTTTAACATTCGCTGGTGTCGTTGCATGCCCGTTTCGCTGGGCGTGATGAGGGTTTTGAACCCCAGTAGTTTACCCACTGAGTTCCTACCGCTTCGGTGTTTCCCTACTGGGAATTGCCGAACGGTGAACCCCAGAAAGTCAAAGCCTACATGGCCTTCATGTGCATGAAGCGTGTGTGTAATCTTTGTTTTACTGGTTTTCAATTCCAGTCCCATTTTTGTCAACCATACCCCTATTCGTTGCTGGCAATCCTGGATCACCGCTAAGTCCTCATGCAGGATCACAAAGTCATCCGCATAGCGGATAAACTGAACTGCATTTCGATATTTAGTCGGTTGCCCTTTTTGCCAGATACCCTGTTTAGGGTAAGCCTGTCGGATATACCTTTCTATGCCATGTAGGGCCACGTTCGCCAATAAAGGGGAAATCACCCCGCCCTGCGGGGTGCCTTCACGGGTTGGAAATAAGGCCTCCCCATCCATGTAGCCTGCTCTTAGCCAGTTTTTTACAAGGCGGTTCATGACGGGGTATGTACTCAGCTTCTGTAATAGGGCTTGATGGTTGATGCGGTCAAAACATTGGGCTATATCGGCGTCCAGCACATATTTAGGCTGGCGGTTAATGCCTTTATAGATCGCTTCTATCGCATCATGGGTTGATCGTCCGGGTCTGAAGCCGTAGCTATTGGGTTCAAAGTGAGCCTCCCATTCTGGTTCTAACGCCTGCTTTGCTAAGGCTTGGAGGGCCCTGTTTTTCATCGTTGGGATACCTAATGGCCGCTTCTCCAGGGAACCAGGCTTGGGTATCCACACGCGACGAGTGGGTTGAACGGGTTGGGCAGGGCTCAATTCAGATACCAGTGTCAAGCGTTCAGGCGGGGAGAGGTCTTTCACTCCATCTACCCCGGCTGTTTTCTTGCCCTGATTGTCCTGCGTAACTCTACGAACCGCGAGACATTTGGCTGACCAAGACCTCATCAGGGTCTTTTGAAGTTGCCTAACCGTCCTTCTGTCACCACGTTGTGAGGCTTTGAATATGCGCTTTTGCAGCTTAAAGACGGTACGCTCCAGCTTGTGCCAGGGTATCGCCTTCCAGTCCATCATCGTATGGTTCATACGTGCTTTAGCCATTTACACTGCTACTCGTCCCTATTCAATCCATTCCATCGTGCCTACGTCAGCATATCCGGGGCATTACCCCCGGCCTTGGCTTTTTAGGCAATCTCGTCGTTCTGTGGTATGCGGTTGGCACCTGCTCAACTTGCTGAGAGTTGAGAACCACAGACGTTTACTTCGTTCCTGACCACCGTTGGTTGAGTCGGTAGGATGATGCTCTCTGCCGGGTTTAGTGGGTGTGCATGTTGGTCTGTCCTGTAGCAGCCAACCCCCTATCCTTTGCCTTTTGGCTACAGCCTATTAACCTACGTTGGCTGTTCACGTGTGACGACACCGGGCCGCCGGGGCGGTTCAACCACATCTTCGCTTTCGCTATCCATAAACTCGTGCTCGACGGGGTTCGACGTTAGGTTCGCCGTTACCGCCTTTTCACCCCGCTTTACGGATTGATGACCAGTCGCTACCGTAGGGGTGATGCTGTTACCCCTGCACCGGGGAGAGGGACTTTCACCCTCACGGTTATCAAGTTGTCAAGGTTCAGATTTCTCTTTACCTTGCCATCCATCCCCCGCTTTCGCGGTTTCGGATGAACGAATCGCACACAGGGGGCACGTCCCGAAGGCTGACGATTCAGCAAAACCGGCAGGGGGAAAGGTCGTGGCGTCGATCGTGCAGGGTTTTGACTATCTTGTGGGGTAAAGCATTCAATAATCCTAGGGGTCGTTAAATGCTTTACCCCGTTTCTATTTTCTGTTTGGTCAACAGTCCGTATGGCAGGGGGGAGGATTGCCGTTAGATTACTGAACAAGAGTCAATAAAGAGAAAGAATGGGCTTGCCCCACAGGCTTTAGGTTTCGACAACCATTGTTTTGATTCCCATACGCTCCCCGCTGGGCAGGCGACCCAGTAGAAAAACATCAATCTCCGATTCGCCAGCCCGAAACACCTGCCGTTCGGTCAGGCTGGTTTCCACTATTCGTTTAAGGGACTGGAATTTAGCCGTGCGGGCTTTCTCTTCATCACCATACCAGTCCTGTTCCGTAAGAACGGGCTTCCAGAAATCCTCTTCCGGCCTCTCATCGACAAATGTCGAGGGGGGGAGCATCTGCCAGTCCTTGATCTGACTCACTGTAAGTGGTTCCGGCTGCGTCAGATAACAGGAAATCAGTTCGACGGGCTCGTCTGATTCGCTGGGATACAGCAAATCCGTGAGCAGGGGCTGAATCTGCGCTGTAAACGTAGCAGAATCGATGGGTTGATTCGGGGTTACGGGTTGATCGCTGGTCATGAAAACAGAAGAAGTGCCGGTCTCGGGCTGGACCGGAATAGTTCGGATTGGAAACCGGGGGTCGAAAACAATTATAGTAGATTTGCCCTTAATCAACAAAATCGCAACGATCATGTTAGAGACCCTAATGAATCTGGTACGGCAGCAGGCAGGTTCTGCCATCACAAACAACACCGCTATTCCGGGTGATAAACACGACGATGCCGTTCAGGCGGTTTCGGGTGGTATTTTGAGCGGACTGCAACAGCAGGCGCAGGGCGGTGGCATCGGTAACCTGATTGGTATGCTGACCGGCAATAGCGGGGCACAGCAGGAAGTGAATCAGGGCGTTCAGAAAACGGTGCAGGAAAGCCTGTTCCAGAAACTGGGAATTTCGCCCCAGGTAGCCATGTCGATAGCCGCGGCTGTTGTACCGGTGGTGCTGAGTAAGCTCAGTCAGAAAGCACAGGACCCCAATGATCAATCCGTTCATACCAACGATGTCGTGGGATCACTGACCGGTGGGAAAGACTGGATGAGTATGGCACAGGCGGCTATGGCCGATGGGAAACTCGATGTGAGCGACCTGATGCGGATCATGGGTAACTCGGGTGGCAGTAATACGCAGACACAGCCCAAACAGCAGTCAGGCGGTGGCCTGGGCGACATGCTGGGCGGCCTGTTTAAATAAATCAGTACGTATCACGAAAATCATCCTACGCACCTTAATCAATCTGTTATGAAAACAATACGAAGAAGAATCCGAACGAACAGCTGGCTTATTATGGGTCTGGGAATGACTGGTCTGCTGACAAGTTGTGCTGACCACAATAGCGTAACACGGGCAGCCGCAACGGTAAACCTGGTGAATACCAGCGGTAACTCAATCGGCACGGCTAACCTGACTGAAAATTCCAGCGGAACCGTTACACTGGATGTTAAAGTAAATGGCTTACCCGCTGGCTCACACGGAATTCACTTTCACGAAGTGGGAGTGGCTGATCCGAAAGCATCGCCCGCCTTTTCTACCTCCGGCGAACATTACAATCCAGCTAGCAAAAAACACGGAATCAGCAATCCGCAGGGAACCCACGCGGGGGATCTGGCTAACCTTGAGGTAGACGCACAAGGCAATGGCCGATTGACAACAACAACTGATCGGATAACCCTGACCGAAGGCGCCACGACACTATTCGACGCCAATGGCTCATCATTAATTATTCATGCTAACACAGACGATCAGGTAACAGACCCCTCAGGTAACAGTGGAGGACGGATTGCCGGGGGCGTAGTCGTAAAACAATAAGGCTTCTGTTTCCC encodes:
- a CDS encoding IS3 family transposase yields the protein MKQFENQVSRTLLCQWLSVPRSVFYYQPQSGRPGARPSQVTMKRDGSWVDNQLVVVSIRQLLDVEFNALGYEYITHELKKEYLINKKKVYRLMQEHNLLLGKVIRPMGKREFVKFRRIEATKPLEYLCWDIKYVWVEGERRNYYLLSVIDVYSRKILDWLFQGSIRQIDLINLFRRINRNHELKGVILRNDNGSQFIAHSVRNFLKSSEIKQEFTHVATPEENSYIEAFHSILEHDVIERNVFDSYYEAKEMLGRYFFHYNNHRLHRSIGFVTPQQKWEEAQVIYDTTFSENLSS
- a CDS encoding transposase — protein: MSKLRRSFTPDDRYSIVQEAIRDGHAETCRKYNLSPSLLRKWKLKYLSKGKEGLKDSYARVDPQLRVLEEENERLKRIVAKQALELEIKSELLKKTPIHSRRS
- a CDS encoding transposase, whose product is MKAKSRRQFTSEFKVKVVLEVLRQDKTLNQIASEHELHPQLVQTWKQAFMAAVPQLFDQQKRAEKPVVDETGPLYEQIGRLQMELTWLKKKLATNP
- a CDS encoding IS3 family transposase: MIERSNTELSLRRQCWLLSVSRAGLSYQPTPVDDQTLQIMRRLDEWYVEHPDLGHRRLVVLLNQEGWVVNIKRVRRLRALMGLETQFPKPNLSKPGVPRQRFFYLLRGLVIDRIHQVWATDITYIPMPKGFFYVMAILDLHSRYVLHWQLSNTLEAGWCIDTLRQSLRQWGKPQIFNTDQGSQFTSDDFIAVLVGHEIAISWDGKGRALDNIYVERFWRTLKYEDVYLRNYQTGSELRAGLTKYFRYYNHQRPHQSLGYRTPAAVLMEGKEKQHISLN
- the ltrA gene encoding group II intron reverse transcriptase/maturase, yielding MAKARMNHTMMDWKAIPWHKLERTVFKLQKRIFKASQRGDRRTVRQLQKTLMRSWSAKCLAVRRVTQDNQGKKTAGVDGVKDLSPPERLTLVSELSPAQPVQPTRRVWIPKPGSLEKRPLGIPTMKNRALQALAKQALEPEWEAHFEPNSYGFRPGRSTHDAIEAIYKGINRQPKYVLDADIAQCFDRINHQALLQKLSTYPVMNRLVKNWLRAGYMDGEALFPTREGTPQGGVISPLLANVALHGIERYIRQAYPKQGIWQKGQPTKYRNAVQFIRYADDFVILHEDLAVIQDCQQRIGVWLTKMGLELKTSKTKITHTLHAHEGHVGFDFLGFTVRQFPVGKHRSGRNSVGKLLGFKTLITPSETGMQRHQRMLKRLIKTHKASTQEVLICELNPVIQGWSNYYATVVSKYHFAKLDHWLFIALRSWALQRHSNKPSNWIMNKYWLINQGGGWRFALHTDKSVRKMGHHADIPIKRHVKVKADRSPYDGDWVYWSSRMGKHPQISQRVAQLLKRQEGQCPHCKLFFKGEEIMEVDHITPRSRGGKDEYENLQLLHRHCHDTKTAQDQKAGRYV
- a CDS encoding nuclease A inhibitor family protein — translated: MTSDQPVTPNQPIDSATFTAQIQPLLTDLLYPSESDEPVELISCYLTQPEPLTVSQIKDWQMLPPSTFVDERPEEDFWKPVLTEQDWYGDEEKARTAKFQSLKRIVETSLTERQVFRAGESEIDVFLLGRLPSGERMGIKTMVVET
- a CDS encoding DUF937 domain-containing protein, giving the protein MLETLMNLVRQQAGSAITNNTAIPGDKHDDAVQAVSGGILSGLQQQAQGGGIGNLIGMLTGNSGAQQEVNQGVQKTVQESLFQKLGISPQVAMSIAAAVVPVVLSKLSQKAQDPNDQSVHTNDVVGSLTGGKDWMSMAQAAMADGKLDVSDLMRIMGNSGGSNTQTQPKQQSGGGLGDMLGGLFK
- a CDS encoding superoxide dismutase family protein; its protein translation is MKTIRRRIRTNSWLIMGLGMTGLLTSCADHNSVTRAAATVNLVNTSGNSIGTANLTENSSGTVTLDVKVNGLPAGSHGIHFHEVGVADPKASPAFSTSGEHYNPASKKHGISNPQGTHAGDLANLEVDAQGNGRLTTTTDRITLTEGATTLFDANGSSLIIHANTDDQVTDPSGNSGGRIAGGVVVKQ